CTGACTCGTCAACTCACGAAACACTGCCGTTTCAATCGGATTCCAAGAACTCTCCATCATCCTACCACCCACCCCAGCCCCGCAGACTCTACTCGGCCTTTATTTATTTAAAAGCTCAATAAACTAAAGGAAATGGTGTCGATCAGGTATCAGTATTCTCTGACAATATCAAATAGTTCAATACTCTTCCCAACAAAGTCCTTTTCCTGATGATTCGAACAGACTTTATGGCAATATCAGGTGTGGGACAGTCCGCGAAGTTAAGCGGTTGATGGCTGATGTTCCTGACAACGTCAATGCATTTTATGACCTTCCCAAAAACACAATGTCGTCCATCTAAATGCGGTGCGGGTTCGAGCCAAAGGCAAAACTGGCTCCCCTGGCTCTGTGGAGAGCCATCATTTGCCATGGAGAGAATGCCCTCTTCATCATGTTTCAATGAGGCATCGAATTCAGCAGCAAAACGATACCCAGGGCCACCCATTCCATCACCATTGGGACATCCACTCATGATCATCGTATCCCGAAGTACACGATGGAATATCATGCCGTCAAAGAATGGGCCGTTCTTTTTCGTTATCTGTCGGCCTTCGGCTAAATTTATAAAGTTCCAGCAGGCTTCCGGGCATTGACGAATAAAAAGTTCTATTTCGATGGTTCCCAAGGTGGTTTCAATGACAGCATTTGCCCCTGAAATTCTTTCCCGATATCGACTTTTGGCTACTTGTGAAATATCCATTTTGAAACTGCTTTCGATTTCTACAACGGAACAACTTGAACAAAGACATGCCTGTCTTGACTCTGTTAAGTCTAGGTTCGAATCCTACGACACCTTTGATTTACAGCGTATCATTTGTGACCTAAAGATAGAAACAAGCGTGGCGGAATTAACACCTTATTTTTTATAAAGTCAGCTTAACGTTATTTAGGTATAGTAACGCTCAAAATATATTGTCTGTCTGGGAGGAAAATCGGTGGCTGAATTTTGCAAACACACTGCTGTTGGCGAAGAGAAATGTTGTCCTGCTTGTGGTACGAACGTAACTGACATCAATTATCGCTATACGGATGGACATGATTCTTTTTTATATGTCTGTCAAAAATGTTCTTTTATTTTCGCCCGCCCCCTGCCAATCATTCATCTTGAAGATCGGCATCTTGAGGGTACAGGAGAGATGCGCGGCAGTTCTTTGCTTAAAACCTTATACAAAAAAGTGTTTATCGATAAAGAGATCAGAGAAATCAAAAAACAGATCACACCCAACAAGAACAGACTTCTTGATGTCGCCTGCGGCACAGGTTGGACCACCGCATGCTATAAAGAATCTGGTTTTGACTGCATAGGCATTGAGCCATCACCCGCTCGTGCAGAATATGCTGAAAAACAGTATGGTCTAAAAATCATTCAACAATACTTTGAAGAGTGTCAGTTCTCTGAGAAATTCGACCTTATCATTTTCAGACATATTATCGAGCACTTTGAAGACCCGAGATCAATGCTGAAGAAGGCAACCGAATATATTGACAAAGACGGTTGTCTGTTGGTGATCGTCCCCAATATAAATTCTCTAGGCAGATATTTATTCGGCACAAAATGGTCTTGGGTGCTTCCTATCCACTGTAATTTTTTCACACCAAAATCAATCAAAGAGATTATCAATAACACGGGTTTTGAGGTTGTAAAAGTCTACCAGACGCCATCGCCTTTTTATTTACCAGAAGCGTTATCTCAGTACATCAAAACGGAAAAAGGGCAAAAGTTCTTTAAAAAGAACAAAACCCTTTTTACGATTCTACTGGCGCCGTTTTCAATTTTCGGAAGTTTAATTGGTATGGGCGATACGTTAAATGTCATCGCTAAAGTCAAAACCCGCTGATGCGATCATTAAGAACCAAGTGATGACGCCAAGCAGCGATTGAAAACCACTAGACAAAAAAGCCCCACTTTAAGGTGGGGACAAAAGGAGCGTTATTGCGTTTATAACAGAACCCATTTTTTAAAAATCTACATCTCGCCGACTTCAGTCGAGACACACATCGTCATCCCGTCCCTCATTACCGATGATAAGAGCAATAAAGCAAGAACGTTATATCTAACATTGTAAGCGAATTAAATCCCCGGAAATTATAAAAAAACATAGTAAAACAACAGCCTGTTTCCTGCTCCATTTTGTGTAATGGTCAACGAATGCAACGTTTACGCAAAGGAGGCATTTTATGACGCAAGCACAAGATAGGGTGCAACAGTTCAGGCGGTTGCGCGAATCCATTCGCGGCGGCAAAACGACGCTGGTGGTCGGGATTGATATTGCCAAAGATAAACATCATGCTTTCTTCGGCGATGCAAACGGCAGGACGCTTTGGAAGAAATTGATCTTTTACAATACCATCGAAGACTTTAAAAAGCTTCAGTCCATGGCGGATAGCCTGATGGTGAAGCATACGTTGAAAGAATGCGTCTATGGTGTCGAACCGACAGCTTCTTATCACAAACCACTGGCGGAATATTTGATTCGCAACAACGAGCAGGTTGTTTATGTCTCCAATGTTGCCGTAGCCAAAAACAGAACGTTGCTCGATGGTCGCTGGGACAAAAACGACACCAAAGATGCCGCGAATATTGCTGATCTGGTTAGTCAGGGGCGCTGTCAATTTTATGATCCTGGCGAGGATGCGATCCGTGAATTACGCAGTTTGCTTGCTTATCGGGCTAAATTGAAAAAGCAGGAACACGGCTTGCGAATGCGCATCCGCAACAATTTACTGGCCCAGTATTTCCCGGAATTGGACAGTCAGATGCCCCAAGGCGGACAAGATGGTCTCATTCTCGATCTCATTGCCAACGATTTTGACCCGGCACATATTGCCGCGATGTCCTTTGAAGGTTTTCGCCGGGGCTACCAGATGCAAAAACGCTCCATGGCTCAAGAACGCCTGTTAGAGGCCATCTGGCAGGCCAGTCAGCTTTCCGTCGGCTGCGCCTTGCCCGAGTCGGCAGCCTGGGAGGGACGCGCACTGGTCGAGCAGCTCTGTCAGGTGCGCCAGATCAAGCGTGACTTGGAAAAACGACTCAAGGACGTTGCGCAAACGTTCCCGGCCTACGCCTGTCTGCTGACAATCCCCGGCTTTGGTCCAATCGTCTCGGCCATGACCCTGGCGGCTATTGGCGATGCCAATCGTTTTACCAGCCGCAAGCAGGTCCTGCGCTTGGCGGGACTGGATCTCAGCGCCTCGCGAAGCGGCAAGAAGAGCGACAGCGCGATACCGGTCATCTCCAAACAAGGCAAAGCCGGATTGCGCTATGCCTTGGTGCAGGCGGCACAAATTGCCAGCTACAAAGATGCAACCATCCGCAGCTACTTTACCGGCCTGCTCAAAGGACGGGAAATGGAACGCGGCATCAAGTTAAAGATGCGGGTCAAGCTGGCGGCCAAAATGCTGATTATTGCCTGGACCCTGATGAAACGGAACCAGGCATTTGATTCTGACTGCTTCACAAGGACGTAATTACTCCTGAAGCAGTCGGCGGCGAGAAGAGCCCGATCAACAACGTTGAGGCATGGACCTCGGGCGGGACAAACAAGGGCCTCTCACTGGAATCTTGAAGCTTGGATAAGGAATGCTGAGGCGGCCCTGTTCCCACTGCAGGCAGGGGATGCCGGATACTTGTAACGATGAAGCTCAAGATTCGCCAAGATGTGGGACAACGTCGGTATAGACACAATGGGACAGGTGCGTGAAAAAACAGGCTTAAATCTTAACCGACTGATTTACTTGAGAAATATTTTTTTATTGCCCAGGGTAAAATAGAATGTCCCCCCTAGAAGCCTAACAGTGTTGTTAAGTGACATTTTCATAATGCTTAATTTCTGCCAGAAGCTCTGTAAAATCTCCATATATATCTTCGTCTGCATCGTACAACGCTTGATTATTAGCGATGTATTCGATGTCTTTAAACAGTTCAGGTAGAACTGGGAGTATATGATCTGGTTGTTCTTTGAGCTTGTGAAGGATTAGCTCTAGGAACGAACTTGCAGCATCAGAGCTCTCATAGAACCCAACATCTCCATTTTTTACATAATCACGGAAACCAAAAATATAGTATTGGAATGGCTTCTTAGGCATCCAATGCAAATCTTCAGATCTCATAAGAACATGATCTTTGTACTCCGGTAGCATCTCCGAATTACTTTTACCGATAAAAACATCATGAGCGTAAGCGACGTCGAGATCTTCGATTCGTCCTCGCTGGTAATCACCCCAATCCTCTTCAGTTGGTATTTGCTTCATGCTGGGACCACTTAACGGTTCATGATAACCGGCGGCGACGCGAGCTTACGTGACCCACCGCAATTTTGGTTTTGCTTTTCAATTTAGCGCAGACGCATTTTCCGTCCGGTTGATTAAGTTGTTAGCTGGTTTAGTAGCCGAATCCAAAACAGTAAGCTAAGACTGGTCCAAATAAATATACTAAAATCGAATAGCTGATAATTATGTTTATTAAGGTATGTTTT
This is a stretch of genomic DNA from uncultured Desulfuromonas sp.. It encodes these proteins:
- a CDS encoding class I SAM-dependent methyltransferase → MAEFCKHTAVGEEKCCPACGTNVTDINYRYTDGHDSFLYVCQKCSFIFARPLPIIHLEDRHLEGTGEMRGSSLLKTLYKKVFIDKEIREIKKQITPNKNRLLDVACGTGWTTACYKESGFDCIGIEPSPARAEYAEKQYGLKIIQQYFEECQFSEKFDLIIFRHIIEHFEDPRSMLKKATEYIDKDGCLLVIVPNINSLGRYLFGTKWSWVLPIHCNFFTPKSIKEIINNTGFEVVKVYQTPSPFYLPEALSQYIKTEKGQKFFKKNKTLFTILLAPFSIFGSLIGMGDTLNVIAKVKTR
- a CDS encoding IS110 family transposase, with the translated sequence MTQAQDRVQQFRRLRESIRGGKTTLVVGIDIAKDKHHAFFGDANGRTLWKKLIFYNTIEDFKKLQSMADSLMVKHTLKECVYGVEPTASYHKPLAEYLIRNNEQVVYVSNVAVAKNRTLLDGRWDKNDTKDAANIADLVSQGRCQFYDPGEDAIRELRSLLAYRAKLKKQEHGLRMRIRNNLLAQYFPELDSQMPQGGQDGLILDLIANDFDPAHIAAMSFEGFRRGYQMQKRSMAQERLLEAIWQASQLSVGCALPESAAWEGRALVEQLCQVRQIKRDLEKRLKDVAQTFPAYACLLTIPGFGPIVSAMTLAAIGDANRFTSRKQVLRLAGLDLSASRSGKKSDSAIPVISKQGKAGLRYALVQAAQIASYKDATIRSYFTGLLKGREMERGIKLKMRVKLAAKMLIIAWTLMKRNQAFDSDCFTRT
- a CDS encoding peptidylprolyl isomerase, with product MDISQVAKSRYRERISGANAVIETTLGTIEIELFIRQCPEACWNFINLAEGRQITKKNGPFFDGMIFHRVLRDTMIMSGCPNGDGMGGPGYRFAAEFDASLKHDEEGILSMANDGSPQSQGSQFCLWLEPAPHLDGRHCVFGKVIKCIDVVRNISHQPLNFADCPTPDIAIKSVRIIRKRTLLGRVLNYLILSENTDT